The Gordonia iterans DNA window GACGATCGAGGCGACGCCGACCTTCGTCGTCGCGAGCGCCCTGGCTACGCGCGACTTCCAGGACGTCCATCACGATCGCGATCTGGCGCAAGCGAAGGGTTCGAAGGACATCTTCGTCAACATCCTCACCGACACCGGGCTGGTGGAGCGGTTCGTCACCGACTGGGCCGGGCCGAGTGCGCGGATCACCTCGATCAAGCTCCGGCTCGGCGTTCCGTGGTACGCCTACGACACGCTGACCCTTACCGGTGAGGTGGTGTCGGCAGTCGAGACCACCACGGTCCAGGTCACCGGGACCAATTCGCTTGGCAAACATGTGGTCTCGACGGTCTCGTTCACCCGGGACGGGAAGGCGGATCGATGAGTGAGCGGACGCTGTCGCACCGGGCGGCGATCGCCGGGATCGGGGCCACCGAGTTCTCCAAGGACTCGGGGCGCAGCGAGCTGCGGCTGGCAGCCGAAGCCGTGCAGGCGGCGCTCGCCGATGCGGGCCTGACGGCGAGCGACGTCGACGGCCTGGTGACCTTCACCATGGACACCAACGCCGAGATCGCCGTCGCCCGGGCCGTGGGGATCCCGGAGCTGAAGTACTTCTCGCGCATCCACTACGGCGGCGGCGCGGCGTGTTCGACGGTCCAGCAGGCGGCGATGGCGGTGGCCACCGGAGTGTGCGACGTCGTGGTGGCCTACCGGGCCTTCAACGAGCGTTCGGGTCTCCGGTTCGGTCAGGTGAACTCGGCGGTGGCGAATCAGGAGAATTCGTCGGGCACCGACAACGCGTTCTCCTATCCGCACGGACTCTCGACGCCGGCCGCGTTCGTCGCGATGGCGGCACAGCGTTACATGCACGAGTTCGGCGCCACGAGCGAGGATTTCGGCCGGATCGCGGTGGTCGACCGCAAGCACGCCGCTGTGAACCCGCAGGCCTTCTTCTACGGCAAACCGATCACTCTCGCCGACCATCAGGCCAGCCGCTTCATCGCTGAGCCGTTGCACCTGCTCGATTGCTGTCAGGAGTCCGACGGCGGGGTGGCGATCGTCGTCGTCTCGCCGGAACGGGCACGCCGACTGAAGCAGCGGCCCGTCTCGATCGCAGCCGCCGCGTCGGGCAGTGGACGCGACCAGTTCATCATGACCAGCTACTACCGCGACGACCTCACCGGCCTGGAGGAGATGGGCCTGGTCGGGCGTCAGCTGTGGCAGCAGGCCGGATTGTCGACCGACGACGTCGACGTCGCCATCCTGTACGACCACTTCACCCCGTTCACACTGATGCAGTTGGAGGAGCTCGGCTTCTGCGGCCGCGGCGAGGCCAAGGACTTCGTGTCCGAGCCCGGTTCGCTGGAAGTGGGCGGCCGGCTGCCGCTGAACACGCACGGCGGGCAGCTCGGCGAGGCCTACATTCACGGGATGAACGGCATCGCCGAGGCGGTCCGGCAGTTGCGCGGCGACTCGGTGAACCAGGTGGACGGGGCATCCGTGGCACTGGTGACCGCGGGCACCGGGGTGCCGACCTCGGGTTTGATCCTCACCGCAGAGACCTGAAGACATAAGGAGCAGGGAAATGAAATTCAATCTGGCCGGAGTGTTCGAGACCGTCGCCGACGCGGTTCCCGATCGGGTCATGCTGACCTACGAGGGAGAGAACTTCACCTACGCCGAGATGGATGCGCAGACCAGTGCGGTCGCTCACCTCTTCGCCGGGCACGGGATCGGCCGCGACGACAAGGTCGCCCTGTACCTGAAGAACAGCGTCGAGCACGTGACGGCGCTCCTGGGCATGCTGAAGATCGCCGCGGTGCCGGTGAACGTGAACTACCGATACACCGAGGCCGAACTGGAGTACATCTTCTCGAACTCCGATTCGGCGGCGATCATCGTCGAGCTTCCCGAGCACCAGCGGCGGCTGGCAGCGCTGCTCGACGCCCTTCCGGAGTTGCGCAAGGTGTTCGTCATCGGCGAGGTGACCGAGGAGTTGCGGGCGGCGATTGAGGGGTCGTCGTCGGTGGAGCTCGTCGACTTCGCCGACTGGCGGCAGCAGCCGACCGAGCGCGACTTCGCCGAGCGCAACGGCGAAGAGATCTACCTGATCTACACCGGCGGCACCACAGGCTACCCGAAGGGCGTCGTCTGGCAGCACGACGACTTCTTCCGCAAGCCGATCTCCGGCGGCAATCCGTACGGTCCGGCACGCGAGAGCTATGAGGAACTTGCCCGCGAGGTGAAGAACTTCCCGTCGATCGCCTTCCTGATCGCGGCGCCGCTGATGCACGGCGCGGCGTCGTACTCGTTGTTCACGTTCCTCTCACTGGGCGGACGACTGATTCTGGAACGCGACTTCGACCCGGAGAAGATCGTCGGCAACATCGAGCGGGACGGCACGCAGACCATCCTGATCGTCGGCGATGCGATGGGCATGCCGTTGGTGGAGGAGATGGAGCGGCGGGCCGGGGAAGTTGATCTGTCGACCCTGTTCATGATCGCCTCGGGCGGAGCGATCTGGAGCAAGAGCGTGCGCGATCGCTTCCACAAGATCAAGCCCGAGCTGGTGCTGCGCGACAACTTCGGTGCCTCCGAATCCGGCAACGACGGCGAGATCATGATGGACGAGAACGGCAACATGAAGGTGCCGCCGACCGACCGGATGATGGTGGTGGACGAGAGGTTCCACCGCATCACCACCCCGAACGAGGTCGGATACATCGCGCGCGTCGGCAACATCCCGCAGGGCTACTACAAGGATCCGGAGAAGACGGCGCGCACCTTCCCGACCATGGAGGACGGGACGCGGATCTCCGTCCTCGGCGATATGGGATACGTCGACGAGGAGGGCAACATCGTGTTCCTCGGCCGCGGCAGCCAGTGCATCAACACCGGCGGCGAGAAGGTGTACGCCGAGGAGGTGGAGGCCGCACTCCACGGGCACCCGGCCGTCGCCGACGCCCTCGTCGTGCCGATCGACGACCCGAAGTACGGCCAGCGGGTGGCTGCGGTGGTGCAGGTCGCCGAGGGGGCCGTCGAACCGACGCTCGACGAACTGCAGGAATTCTGCCGAGGGACGCTCGCCGGCTACAAGGTGCCGCGCACCATCGTGGTGGTCGACGAGGTGCGACGCACCCCCGCAGGCAAGGCCGACTACCGGTGGGCCAAGAACGCCGCGGGTTCGGTCAGCGCGTAAGCCGGGGACCGGTCGCGTCCGCTACGACGGAGCCGGGTCGACGGTCAGCCCGCCGAGCGCATCGAGCACTGCGGCGCGAGTGCGCTCCGCGGTGCGCTGGTGGAGGCTCAGCGCCTCCCAGTGCGCGCCGAGGTCGTCGTTCCGCTCCTCGGCGAGCACGGTGCCCATCCGCTCCAGGAGGGCTTGGTACCCGCGCCGATGCCACTGGTCGACGACGGCCTGTGCCAGGGCCGGCAGGTCCGCGTCGGTGGGCAGCGGCCACGGGCCCGCGGGGTTCGGCGAGGCGATCTCCATCAGGAGGTTGCGGAACGGGGCGGTGGCTCTCGGATCGGTGAAGTGTCGTGCGAGATCGGCGGGCGCGAGCGGTGCGGCGGCGTCGACGGACTCGACGACGAGGCGGAACACCTCGCCGTGCCCGGGCAGATAGAAAAGCGGTGCGTGCGCCGCGAGCCGGCCGTCGCCGACCAGCGCGCGGACGATGCTCGTCGTCAGTTCGCCGGGCGCCCACACGAGGGCGGTGAGGAATTCGCGTTCGACGGCGACGGTCGCACCGATCTCGTCGAGGGAGACCGGAATGCCGAAGTCGGCGACGTCGTCGTGCGAGGCGACGGTCTCCAGTTCGGGGCGGTCGCTCTGATCGGGGTGTGTCACGCGCGGTGCCGTTCGCCTGGTGTGTGCTGACCACCTCGACGATACGTCGACCGCGCCCGGTGATCCGGTCTTCTCCCCGATCAGATGGGGTGCCGGCAGGTAGGCATCCCGGGAGCGCGTTTCTGTCCTACCCCTGAGGCATACTGTTCTCGATCGAACATACGAGCGATTCGGGGGTGTTGGGGATGAGTGGGGGGACGACGGCGTGGCCGGCGATGGATTTGTCGGCGGTGGGGATCGGGCCGGTCTCGGAGGGGTTGGCGGAGCCGGATCAGATGAACGCTTTTCTGCGGGTGGTGTGTGATACGCGGGCGGGGGAGTCGTATCTGATGTGGCGCCGGTATATGGCGATCGCGGAGATGGTGGATCTGGCGGTGGGTTGGGCTGCTGATGCGGACGCCGATCGTGAGGCGCATCGTGTGTTGGAGCCGCGGACGATGGTGGCGGCGCGTGTGCAGGTCGGGTTGTCGGTCGGTAGCGGGGGCGCGCAGGCGATGGTCGATCGGGCTGAGGCGGCGCGTGATCGTATTCCGCACTGCGGTGAGCTGTTGCGGGACGGGGTGGTGTCGGTGCAGACCTTCAGTTTGTTGGTGTTCGAGA harbors:
- a CDS encoding AMP-binding protein, translated to MKFNLAGVFETVADAVPDRVMLTYEGENFTYAEMDAQTSAVAHLFAGHGIGRDDKVALYLKNSVEHVTALLGMLKIAAVPVNVNYRYTEAELEYIFSNSDSAAIIVELPEHQRRLAALLDALPELRKVFVIGEVTEELRAAIEGSSSVELVDFADWRQQPTERDFAERNGEEIYLIYTGGTTGYPKGVVWQHDDFFRKPISGGNPYGPARESYEELAREVKNFPSIAFLIAAPLMHGAASYSLFTFLSLGGRLILERDFDPEKIVGNIERDGTQTILIVGDAMGMPLVEEMERRAGEVDLSTLFMIASGGAIWSKSVRDRFHKIKPELVLRDNFGASESGNDGEIMMDENGNMKVPPTDRMMVVDERFHRITTPNEVGYIARVGNIPQGYYKDPEKTARTFPTMEDGTRISVLGDMGYVDEEGNIVFLGRGSQCINTGGEKVYAEEVEAALHGHPAVADALVVPIDDPKYGQRVAAVVQVAEGAVEPTLDELQEFCRGTLAGYKVPRTIVVVDEVRRTPAGKADYRWAKNAAGSVSA
- a CDS encoding MaoC family dehydratase, which translates into the protein MTTRISVGDTLPPLTIEATPTFVVASALATRDFQDVHHDRDLAQAKGSKDIFVNILTDTGLVERFVTDWAGPSARITSIKLRLGVPWYAYDTLTLTGEVVSAVETTTVQVTGTNSLGKHVVSTVSFTRDGKADR
- a CDS encoding lipid-transfer protein; its protein translation is MSERTLSHRAAIAGIGATEFSKDSGRSELRLAAEAVQAALADAGLTASDVDGLVTFTMDTNAEIAVARAVGIPELKYFSRIHYGGGAACSTVQQAAMAVATGVCDVVVAYRAFNERSGLRFGQVNSAVANQENSSGTDNAFSYPHGLSTPAAFVAMAAQRYMHEFGATSEDFGRIAVVDRKHAAVNPQAFFYGKPITLADHQASRFIAEPLHLLDCCQESDGGVAIVVVSPERARRLKQRPVSIAAAASGSGRDQFIMTSYYRDDLTGLEEMGLVGRQLWQQAGLSTDDVDVAILYDHFTPFTLMQLEELGFCGRGEAKDFVSEPGSLEVGGRLPLNTHGGQLGEAYIHGMNGIAEAVRQLRGDSVNQVDGASVALVTAGTGVPTSGLILTAET